A window from Lachnoanaerobaculum umeaense encodes these proteins:
- the istA gene encoding IS21 family transposase, whose translation MIIKSDNITDLKIDSLKSLYKLRPLLEGGMLKINKSQIGRELGVDRRTVDKYIKGFSKSKSKDQDNCITPYYEIINELLEPSDSRIFYYKSILWQYLVDNYSYTGNYVNFCAYIKKYSEFEDYFKRRRSSNVNQVTLRYETDIGQQAQLDWKESIKFVLTNGETIVVNVFVLLLSYSRFRVYRLSMSQDVLFNFLDDAFEVFGGVPKEILTDNMSTVMSEARTENSAGKVNTKFKQFADDYGFIVKPCIAGRPRTKAKVEAPMKILDEIRAYSVTLDYDGLHKLVVKNK comes from the coding sequence ATGATTATAAAATCAGATAACATTACTGACTTGAAGATAGATTCACTAAAAAGTCTATATAAACTAAGACCACTACTAGAGGGAGGTATGTTGAAAATAAATAAAAGTCAAATCGGTAGGGAACTGGGGGTAGATAGGCGTACTGTTGATAAATATATAAAGGGATTTAGTAAGTCTAAATCTAAGGATCAGGATAATTGCATTACACCATACTATGAAATAATAAATGAACTACTAGAGCCGTCTGATTCTCGTATTTTTTATTATAAATCTATTTTATGGCAGTACCTTGTAGATAACTATTCCTACACAGGCAACTATGTGAATTTTTGTGCTTATATTAAAAAATATAGTGAATTTGAGGATTACTTTAAACGAAGGAGATCATCAAATGTAAATCAAGTTACATTAAGATATGAAACCGATATAGGACAGCAAGCACAACTAGACTGGAAGGAATCCATTAAATTTGTGCTTACAAATGGGGAAACTATAGTTGTTAATGTTTTTGTACTCTTACTTTCATACTCAAGATTTCGAGTATATAGACTATCAATGAGCCAGGATGTGCTATTTAACTTTCTAGATGATGCTTTTGAAGTATTTGGTGGTGTACCAAAAGAGATACTAACGGATAACATGAGTACTGTTATGAGCGAGGCAAGGACGGAAAATTCTGCCGGCAAAGTAAATACTAAATTTAAACAGTTTGCAGATGATTATGGATTTATAGTTAAGCCATGTATTGCAGGAAGGCCTAGGACAAAAGCAAAGGTAGAGGCACCTATGAAAATTCTTGATGAAATACGAGCATATAGTGTAACATTAGACTACGATGGTTTACACAAACTTGTAGTTAAAAATAAATAA
- a CDS encoding glycogen/starch/alpha-glucan phosphorylase, translating into MMNAKELKKAIEDNVKVLYRKTIDEASKEQVFYALSYAIKDTIIDEWIATHKAYDAQDAKILYYLSMEFLIGRALGNNIINLGARKEVAEVMEELGFDLTDIEDQESDPALGNGGLGRLAACFLDSLATLNYPAYGCGIRYRYGMFKQKIDNGYQKEVPDNWIKNGYPFEIKRSEYSYIVKFGGNVRVENLNGKEKFIHENYGSVRAIPYDMPVLGYENGMVNTLRIWDAEAITNFSLEQFDKGDYQKALEQENLAKTLVEVLYPNDNHYAGKELRLKQQYFFISASLQRALDKFKENHSDIHDLPKKVVFQLNDTHPTVAIPELMRLLLDEEGLSWDDAWKITTECMAYTNHTIMAEALEKWPIDLFKSLLPRVYQIVDEINRRFVEQIRARYPHNFAEKEKNMAILYNGQVRMAYMAIVAGFSVNGVARLHTEILKNQELKDFYEMMPDKFNNKTNGITQRRFLVHANPLLTDWITKKLGTDKFITDLPLLAGLKDYLDDETALAEFMEIKYQNKLRLVKYIKEHNGIDIDPNSIFDVQVKRLHEYKRQLLNILHVMYLYNKLKNDENFDMYPRTFIFGAKAAAGYRRAKQTIKLINSVADVINNDKSIDGKIKVVFIEDYKVSSAEIIFAAADVSEQISTASKEASGTGNMKFMLNGAPTIGTMDGANVEIVEEVGKENAFIFGLSSDEVIAFEKNHNYDPVSIFNNDSEIRTVLMQLVNGFYSPENTEEFREIYDSLLKSHGHDRADTYFILKDFRSYAQAHEDVDKAYRDKKRWAKMALTQTANVGKFSSDRTIEEYVKDIWHLSKLRLDNAK; encoded by the coding sequence ATGATGAACGCTAAGGAATTAAAAAAAGCTATAGAAGATAATGTAAAGGTATTATACAGAAAGACTATAGATGAGGCTAGTAAAGAGCAGGTTTTTTATGCTCTTTCCTATGCCATCAAAGACACCATCATAGATGAGTGGATTGCAACACATAAGGCATATGATGCTCAGGATGCAAAGATCTTATATTATTTATCAATGGAGTTTTTGATAGGTAGAGCACTTGGCAACAATATCATAAACCTTGGTGCAAGAAAAGAAGTAGCAGAGGTTATGGAGGAGCTTGGATTTGATCTTACAGATATAGAGGATCAGGAGAGCGATCCGGCCCTTGGAAACGGTGGTCTTGGTAGGCTTGCAGCATGTTTCCTTGATTCACTTGCAACTCTAAATTATCCTGCATATGGATGTGGTATAAGATATCGCTATGGTATGTTCAAACAAAAAATAGATAATGGATATCAAAAGGAAGTTCCGGATAACTGGATCAAGAACGGATATCCATTTGAGATAAAGAGAAGTGAATACTCATATATAGTTAAATTTGGCGGAAATGTCAGAGTAGAAAATTTAAATGGTAAAGAAAAGTTTATACATGAAAACTATGGTTCTGTAAGAGCAATTCCTTATGATATGCCTGTACTCGGATATGAGAACGGAATGGTAAACACACTTCGTATCTGGGATGCCGAGGCTATTACAAACTTCAGTCTTGAGCAGTTTGACAAGGGAGATTATCAAAAGGCTCTTGAGCAGGAGAATCTTGCAAAGACATTGGTAGAGGTACTTTATCCAAACGATAATCACTATGCAGGTAAAGAACTTAGATTAAAGCAGCAGTATTTCTTTATTTCAGCCAGCCTTCAAAGAGCGCTTGACAAGTTTAAAGAAAATCACAGCGATATACATGATTTACCGAAGAAGGTGGTATTCCAGTTAAACGATACTCATCCTACAGTAGCAATACCTGAGCTTATGAGACTCCTCTTAGATGAGGAAGGGTTAAGCTGGGATGATGCCTGGAAGATAACTACAGAGTGTATGGCATATACCAATCATACTATAATGGCGGAGGCACTTGAGAAGTGGCCTATCGATCTGTTTAAATCACTTCTTCCAAGAGTTTATCAAATCGTAGATGAGATAAACAGAAGATTTGTTGAGCAGATAAGAGCAAGATACCCACATAATTTTGCAGAAAAAGAAAAGAACATGGCAATACTTTACAACGGCCAGGTAAGAATGGCTTATATGGCTATTGTAGCAGGATTTTCCGTAAACGGTGTTGCAAGACTTCATACCGAGATTTTAAAAAATCAGGAGTTGAAAGATTTCTATGAGATGATGCCTGATAAGTTCAACAACAAGACAAACGGTATTACTCAAAGAAGATTCCTTGTTCATGCAAATCCTCTCTTAACCGATTGGATTACTAAGAAGCTTGGAACAGATAAGTTTATTACTGATTTACCGCTTTTGGCAGGTCTTAAGGATTATTTGGATGATGAGACAGCTCTGGCTGAGTTCATGGAGATAAAGTATCAAAATAAATTAAGGCTTGTAAAGTACATTAAGGAGCACAATGGAATAGATATAGATCCTAATTCTATCTTTGATGTACAGGTAAAGAGATTACATGAGTACAAGCGTCAGCTTTTGAACATTTTACATGTAATGTATCTTTACAATAAGCTTAAAAATGATGAGAACTTTGATATGTATCCAAGAACCTTTATATTTGGAGCTAAGGCAGCAGCCGGATATAGAAGAGCAAAGCAGACCATAAAGCTTATCAACTCTGTGGCAGATGTTATCAACAATGACAAGAGCATTGATGGTAAGATAAAAGTAGTTTTCATAGAGGATTATAAGGTTTCAAGTGCAGAAATTATCTTTGCGGCAGCAGATGTAAGTGAGCAGATATCTACTGCAAGTAAAGAGGCTTCAGGTACAGGAAATATGAAGTTTATGTTAAATGGTGCACCTACTATAGGTACTATGGATGGTGCAAATGTAGAGATAGTAGAGGAAGTTGGAAAAGAGAATGCATTTATTTTCGGACTTTCTTCTGATGAGGTAATAGCTTTTGAGAAGAATCACAACTATGATCCTGTATCTATCTTCAACAATGACAGTGAAATCAGGACAGTACTTATGCAGCTTGTAAACGGATTCTATTCTCCTGAAAACACAGAGGAATTTAGAGAGATTTATGATTCACTATTAAAGAGCCATGGACATGATAGAGCAGATACATACTTTATCTTAAAGGACTTTAGAAGCTATGCACAGGCACATGAAGATGTAGATAAAGCTTATAGAGATAAGAAGAGATGGGCGAAGATGGCACTTACACAGACAGCAAATGTGGGTAAGTTCTCATCAGACAGAACCATTGAAGAATATGTAAAAGATATTTGGCATTTAAGTAAATTAAGGTTGGATAATGCAAAATAA
- a CDS encoding aminopeptidase P family protein: MKQTIVDLRRVMQREGIDAWISPSSDAHQSEYPTEYDKCRRFLSGFTGSAGTLLVMMEEAYLWTDGRYFLQAESELKDSGITLMKMGELGVPSLDELLEEKMKKDEVLGFNGSLLSFSEGKVIANKVVKKGVKLAIGKEITNEVWTDRPKRPHTKVFILEDKYAGKSASKKISEVRERMNGKDLLIVSSLSDIAWLTNLRAFDIQCNPLFLSYFILEMDKAILFIQEESLSDDVREYLSNNGIGIKPYDDFDKSVAAIKSRQIMFDEADVSYKTFISISKKDNANKLYNVLSPVTYLKNIKNDIEVSNMKKSHIRDGVYMAKYMYWLKQQIKNGAKLTEKTASDYLDDLRRGDELFLDLSFPTISGYAENGAIVHYEAEYDTAKELEAKGLYLFDSGATYMDGTTDVTRTISLGENTYEERLHYTLVTIGMLRLLNTTFKRGAIGACLDIKAREALWEYGLDYNHGTGHGVGFVNTVHEAPTSIRNKINKDLYRNLEFEPGMIMSDEPGVYISGKHGIRMEILMTVVEKQDGFLGFESLTMAPIDNEPLLVEVMTKRDIELYNKYQKQVYEAISYGLSEEEKLWLKELTKEI; the protein is encoded by the coding sequence ATGAAACAGACGATTGTTGATTTAAGAAGAGTAATGCAAAGAGAGGGGATAGACGCATGGATATCCCCTTCTTCTGATGCACATCAAAGTGAATATCCTACAGAATATGATAAATGTAGGAGGTTTCTTAGCGGTTTTACAGGTAGTGCAGGTACACTTTTGGTAATGATGGAAGAGGCCTATCTTTGGACTGATGGAAGATATTTTTTGCAGGCAGAGAGTGAGCTTAAAGATTCCGGTATTACACTTATGAAAATGGGAGAGCTCGGAGTACCAAGTCTGGATGAGCTTTTGGAAGAAAAGATGAAAAAGGATGAGGTACTTGGATTTAACGGATCACTCCTAAGTTTTTCAGAAGGAAAGGTTATTGCAAACAAGGTTGTAAAAAAAGGTGTGAAACTGGCAATTGGAAAAGAAATTACTAATGAGGTATGGACTGATAGACCTAAAAGGCCGCATACAAAGGTATTTATTTTAGAAGACAAATATGCCGGAAAGTCAGCAAGTAAAAAGATAAGTGAAGTAAGAGAGAGAATGAATGGTAAGGATTTATTAATAGTATCATCATTGTCAGATATTGCTTGGCTGACAAACTTGAGAGCTTTTGATATACAGTGTAATCCTTTATTTCTGTCTTATTTTATACTTGAAATGGATAAGGCAATATTATTTATTCAAGAAGAGTCTCTAAGTGATGATGTTAGAGAATATCTGAGTAATAACGGTATAGGGATAAAGCCTTATGATGATTTTGATAAAAGTGTTGCAGCTATTAAGAGTAGGCAAATAATGTTTGATGAGGCGGATGTCAGCTATAAGACATTTATTTCCATAAGTAAAAAAGATAATGCAAACAAGCTTTATAATGTACTTAGTCCGGTAACATATTTAAAAAACATCAAAAACGATATAGAAGTTTCAAATATGAAAAAATCTCATATCAGAGATGGTGTTTATATGGCTAAGTATATGTATTGGTTAAAGCAGCAGATTAAAAATGGTGCTAAGCTTACAGAAAAGACAGCTTCAGATTATCTTGACGATTTAAGAAGAGGTGATGAACTATTTCTTGACTTAAGCTTCCCTACCATATCAGGGTATGCAGAAAATGGTGCAATAGTACATTATGAAGCAGAGTATGATACAGCAAAAGAACTTGAAGCAAAGGGTCTATATCTTTTTGACTCAGGTGCTACATATATGGATGGTACTACTGATGTTACAAGGACTATTTCTCTTGGAGAAAACACCTATGAAGAGAGACTCCACTATACTTTAGTAACTATTGGAATGCTGCGACTTTTAAACACTACATTTAAGAGAGGAGCTATAGGTGCCTGCCTTGATATAAAGGCAAGAGAGGCACTTTGGGAGTATGGACTTGACTACAACCATGGTACAGGTCATGGAGTAGGATTCGTAAATACAGTACATGAGGCACCTACATCTATAAGGAATAAGATTAACAAAGATTTATATAGAAATCTTGAGTTTGAGCCCGGTATGATAATGAGTGACGAGCCGGGAGTATATATAAGTGGTAAACATGGTATAAGAATGGAAATTTTGATGACCGTAGTAGAAAAACAGGATGGCTTCCTTGGATTTGAAAGTCTTACCATGGCACCTATCGACAATGAGCCGCTCTTAGTGGAAGTAATGACAAAGAGAGATATAGAGCTTTATAATAAATATCAAAAACAGGTCTATGAGGCTATATCCTATGGACTTAGTGAAGAAGAGAAATTATGGCTGAAAGAATTAACAAAAGAAATATAA
- the rlmD gene encoding 23S rRNA (uracil(1939)-C(5))-methyltransferase RlmD has protein sequence MAERINKRNIKVSKEQKCAVAKKCGGCDYINSSYNKHVKEKLDIANSLIKKYGKFDGIVSMSNPYHYRNKVSAVFGFENKKIIAGTYQKNSHRVVDTKNCLIEDEKASSIIQTIKKMCVSFKIKAYDEDSGFGFLRHVLIRVGKKSGQIMVVLVTSNVIFPNKNAFIKVLRGEHPEITTIVQNINNKNTSIVLGDREIVMYGKGYIIDELCGLNFKISPKSFYQVNREQTEKLYSQAIEYADLKDDEVLLDAYSGIGTIGLIASKSVKEVISVELNKDAHKDAITNAKINNIKNVKFYNADATAFINDLAAAKEKIDVVILDPPRTGSTEEFIAAVGRLKPRKVVYISCNPETLARDLESFKKQRYGFEKGKLFDCFCHTGHVEGVALLSKLDVDKHISVEVELDELDLTSAESKASYAQIKEYILEKFDLKVSTLYIAQIKKKCGIVLRENYNKSKKEKQVIPQCTPEKEEAIMDALRHFKMI, from the coding sequence ATGGCTGAAAGAATTAACAAAAGAAATATAAAAGTTTCTAAGGAGCAAAAATGTGCAGTTGCCAAAAAATGTGGCGGATGTGATTATATAAACAGTTCATATAATAAGCATGTCAAGGAGAAACTTGATATTGCAAATTCTTTGATAAAAAAATATGGTAAATTTGATGGGATTGTCTCAATGAGCAATCCCTATCATTATAGGAATAAGGTAAGTGCAGTTTTTGGCTTTGAAAATAAGAAAATTATTGCCGGTACTTATCAGAAGAACTCCCATAGAGTGGTTGATACAAAAAACTGTCTTATTGAAGATGAGAAAGCAAGCAGTATTATACAGACCATCAAGAAAATGTGTGTATCATTTAAAATCAAGGCATATGATGAAGACAGTGGTTTTGGATTCTTGCGCCATGTTCTAATTCGTGTAGGCAAGAAAAGCGGTCAGATTATGGTTGTTTTGGTGACCTCAAATGTAATCTTTCCAAATAAGAATGCTTTTATCAAGGTACTTAGAGGAGAACATCCGGAAATAACTACCATAGTGCAAAATATAAATAATAAAAACACAAGTATAGTACTTGGCGACAGGGAAATAGTGATGTATGGTAAGGGTTATATCATAGATGAGCTATGTGGCCTTAATTTTAAGATTTCACCAAAGTCATTCTATCAGGTAAATAGAGAGCAGACAGAAAAGCTTTATTCTCAAGCAATAGAGTATGCAGACTTAAAAGATGATGAAGTGCTATTGGATGCTTACTCCGGAATAGGAACAATAGGACTGATTGCCTCAAAATCTGTTAAAGAAGTTATATCCGTAGAACTAAATAAAGATGCCCATAAAGATGCCATCACAAATGCTAAGATAAATAATATAAAGAATGTGAAATTCTATAATGCAGATGCAACAGCATTTATAAATGATTTGGCAGCAGCCAAAGAAAAAATAGATGTGGTAATCCTTGATCCGCCAAGAACCGGCTCTACAGAAGAGTTTATAGCAGCAGTAGGTAGGCTGAAGCCAAGGAAGGTGGTATATATCTCCTGCAATCCGGAGACACTTGCAAGAGATCTGGAAAGCTTTAAAAAGCAAAGATATGGGTTTGAGAAGGGAAAGTTATTTGACTGCTTTTGCCATACGGGTCATGTGGAGGGGGTAGCATTATTGTCCAAACTTGATGTCGATAAGCATATAAGTGTTGAAGTAGAGCTGGATGAACTTGATTTGACAAGTGCTGAAAGTAAAGCGTCTTATGCACAAATTAAGGAATATATATTAGAAAAATTTGATTTAAAGGTTTCGACACTCTATATTGCACAGATTAAAAAGAAGTGTGGAATTGTACTGAGGGAGAATTATAATAAATCGAAAAAAGAGAAACAAGTTATTCCACAGTGTACACCTGAGAAAGAAGAAGCCATCATGGATGCGTTAAGGCACTTTAAAATGATTTAA
- a CDS encoding HAD family hydrolase, whose product MQNKKIFSFDIDMTLLDHKDYKITPSALLAIESLREQGHIIVLATGRNPENTDSKQFVDIVNPDAVIGLNGTLVKVGEEKIFEHFFDKEVLRGLAKYVEGKECSIGLTLEDKDYFFNPHIIDAYDFKRWGQHFRNFCPPEELFNLPIRTLTYVGPKEWVKDIEERFPTLKLPLFAGMFGADVIEKVASKAEGLKLLCKYFSIDIKDTVAFGDSMNDKEILYESGFGIAMGNSIEELKQYADFVTDDIADDGVFNALEKFGFIYT is encoded by the coding sequence ATGCAAAATAAAAAAATTTTTAGTTTTGATATTGATATGACATTGCTTGACCACAAGGATTATAAGATTACACCTTCTGCTCTCTTAGCTATAGAAAGCTTAAGAGAACAGGGGCATATCATAGTCCTTGCCACAGGTAGAAATCCTGAGAATACTGATAGTAAGCAATTTGTAGATATAGTAAATCCTGATGCAGTGATTGGATTAAACGGAACTTTGGTAAAAGTAGGAGAAGAAAAGATATTCGAACATTTCTTTGACAAAGAAGTTCTAAGAGGCTTAGCAAAGTATGTGGAAGGAAAAGAATGTTCTATTGGTTTGACATTGGAAGACAAAGATTATTTTTTTAATCCACATATAATAGATGCATATGATTTTAAAAGATGGGGACAACACTTTAGAAATTTCTGTCCTCCTGAGGAATTATTTAATCTTCCGATAAGAACATTGACCTATGTAGGTCCAAAGGAATGGGTTAAAGATATAGAAGAAAGGTTTCCTACTTTGAAGCTTCCTCTTTTTGCCGGTATGTTTGGTGCTGATGTTATAGAAAAAGTTGCAAGCAAGGCTGAAGGCTTAAAGTTATTATGCAAATACTTTAGTATTGATATTAAGGATACTGTTGCCTTTGGAGATTCTATGAATGATAAAGAAATCTTATATGAGTCCGGATTTGGCATAGCCATGGGTAATTCAATAGAGGAACTAAAACAATATGCAGACTTTGTCACTGATGATATAGCTGATGATGGAGTTTTTAATGCATTAGAAAAATTTGGCTTTATATATACTTAA
- a CDS encoding Mu transposase domain-containing protein, translating to MYFNKEKASLLPLPMKSIRKPYQIATKPLKVNSSSMINYGGNQYSVPMDYIGKSLIAQEYDCYIHAYYNTTLVTVHQISNNKLSYHFLMVY from the coding sequence ATGTATTTTAATAAAGAAAAAGCTTCCTTACTGCCACTACCAATGAAATCAATAAGAAAGCCCTATCAAATAGCCACAAAGCCATTGAAAGTTAATTCATCAAGTATGATTAACTATGGTGGCAATCAGTATTCTGTACCAATGGATTATATTGGAAAATCCCTCATAGCACAGGAGTATGATTGCTACATACACGCTTATTATAACACAACCCTTGTAACTGTACATCAAATTTCTAATAATAAACTAAGCTATCATTTTCTGATGGTCTATTAA